In Arachis hypogaea cultivar Tifrunner chromosome 2, arahy.Tifrunner.gnm2.J5K5, whole genome shotgun sequence, a genomic segment contains:
- the LOC112756664 gene encoding serine/arginine-rich SC35-like splicing factor SCL30A, which translates to MRGRSYSYSPSPPRRYSHRRRSPSPRGHYRGRGRDLPTSLLVRNLHKDCRPEDLRGPFGQFGPLKDVYLPRDYYTGEPRGFGFVQYVDPADAADAKYHMDGQILLGRELTVVFAEENRKKPQEMRARERRRSYDYRSPRRYSRSPRYARTYSRSPGYSPSPVRRRNSRSISPRYKRYRDRSYSRSPYGSRSRSRSRSYSRSYSRSYSRSPSYSR; encoded by the exons ATGAGAGGAAGAAGCTACAGCTACAGTCCATCGCCTCCAAGACGTTACAGCCATAGAAGGCGCAGTCCTAGCCCTAGGGGTCACTATAGAGGCCGTGGTAGGGATTTGCCAACAAGCCTTCTCGTTCGGAACCTTCACAAAGATTGCAG GCCAGAAGATTTACGTGGCCCATTTGGCCAATTTGGTCCACTGAAGGACGTTTATCTGCCTCGAGATTATTATACTGG GGAGCCGCGTGGATTTGGGTTTGTTCAGTATGTAGATCCAGCTGATGCTGCTGATGCAAAGTATCACATGGATGGTCAAATTCTACTTGGTCGGGAACTAACTGTGGTATTTGCGGAGGAAAACAGAAAGAAACCCCAGGAAATGAGAGCCAGAGAACGTCGGAG GTCATATGATTACAGATCTCCACGTCGATATTCTCGCTCTCCACGCTATGCTCGTACCTATTCTCGTAGTCCTGGTTATTCACCCTCTCCAGTTCGAAGGCGAAATTCCAG GTCAATCTCACCAAGATACAAAAGGTATAGGGACCGATCTTACTCCAGGTCACCTTATGGATCGAGAAGCCGCAGTCGAAGCAGGAGCTACAGTAGGAGTTACAGCAGGAGCTACAGTCGAAGCCCTAGCTACTCCAGGTGA